The following are encoded together in the Corticium candelabrum chromosome 1, ooCorCand1.1, whole genome shotgun sequence genome:
- the LOC134187997 gene encoding hexokinase-1-like, with protein MSLVDEVLSKLTLSHETAVKIKSLLQSEMVKGLERDSGSTLKMLPTYVHDIPNGTEEGDFLAIDLGGTNFRVLKISLKDRKYKQVEKKIELPLEIITDTQQTLFGHLADVVTEFIKDNKISATLPLGFTFSFPVKQRSLTSGLLITWTKKFTAEGAVGKDIVELLKAAFDEKQVKVDVVGLVNDTTGTMMACALTDFNCHVGVILGTGTNACYMEQIENIPKWTGDKNQKQVIINMEWGAFGDATSGDPQEAGALAEIRTEFDKELDVSSPNAGKQRYEKMISGMYLGELVRLVLVQLTKKGLIFNGLASDELLTRNVFDTSFISNVEDLSNSDHSKTREGLSKLKLNFASEDLDIVLKVCQAVSRRGARLAAAGVAAVVEKIKKVDDCVVAVDGSVFQKHPTFSGIMKETLNELLPGNKIQLKRAEDGSGRGAALVAAVAVRMKGKL; from the exons ATGTCGCTG GTGGATGAAGTTTTGTCTAAGCTTACACTAAGTCATGAAACAGCTGTCAAAATCAAGAGCCTTTTGCAATCAGAGATGGTGAAGGGATTGGAAAGAGATAGTGGCAGCACGTTGAAAATGCTCCCTACTTATGTGCACGATATACCAAATGGTACAGAGGAGGGAGATTTCTTAGCTATTGATCTTGGTGGCACAAATTTCAGAGTATTGAAgatcagtttgaaagacaGGAAATACAAGCAAGTGGAGAAGAAAATTGAATTGCCTTTGGAAATAATCACGGATACACAGCAGACTCTGTTTGGTCATCTGGCAGATGTGGTTACTGAGTTCATCAAGGATAATAAAATTTCAGCAACTTTGCCTCTTGGTTTCACTTTCTCATTTCCAGTGAAACAGCGTAGTCTGACTTCAGGCTTGCTGATTACGTGGACTAAGAAATTCACGGCTGAAGGGGCTGTAGGAAAAGACATTGTGGAGTTGCTGAAAGCTGCTTTTGATGAAAAACAG gTGAAAGTTGATGTGGTTGGTCTTGTAAATGATACAACAGGGACAATGATGGCTTGTGCCCTGACTGACTTCAATTGCCACGTTGGTGTCATTCTTGGTACAGGCACAAACGCCTGCTACATGGAACAAATAGAGAACATTCCAAAGTGGACAGGTGACAAGAACCAAAAGCAGGTGATTATCAACATGGAGTGGGGTGCATTTGGCGATGCCACTAGTGGAGATCCACAAGAGGCAGGTGCTTTAGCTGAAATTCGCACCGAGTTTGATAAAGAGTTAGATGTTTCATCTCCTAATGCAGGGAAGCAGAG GTATGAAAAGATGATATCGGGAATGTATTTGGGTGAACTTGTACGTTTGGTGTTGGTCCAACTGACAAAAAAAGGACTCATATTCAATGGTTTAGCATCAGATGAGCTATTGACAAGAAATGTCTTTGACACGTCATTCATCTCAAATGTGGAAGATTT GAGTAATTCTGATCACTCTAAGACAAGAGAGGGACTGTCCAAGCTCAAGCTGAACTTTGCTTCTGAAGATCTAGACATTGTATTGAAAGTCTGCCAAGCCGTGTCAAGACGTGGGGCCCGTCTTGCTGCAGCTGGTGTTGCAGCTGTTGTTGAGAAAATCAAGAAAGTTGACGATTGCGTTGTAGCTGTGGATGGATCAGTTTTTCAGAAACATCCTACATTTAGCGGGATCATGAAGGAGACTTTGAATGAGCTACTGCCAG GAAACAAAATTCAACTTAAGAGAGCAGAAGATGGCTCTGGTCGTGGTGCAGCTCttgttgcagctgttgctgttcgAATGAAAGGGAAGTTGTAA
- the LOC134187987 gene encoding tetratricopeptide repeat protein 14-like, whose product MEQERVLNRLQQFLREKAPLVGSPLVLPAAGVSERRTEAYFRDPQQAEQLMLHGTTFPVEVFLDVPTSVRKRRFLNDLKAGTVLVGKVLYNRQEVGLVIWLLENVTGQSRFIKDLEIQATCSTSEFENVSDHNEKINEFRAGDVVRVVVVAVDSLQEQLSVSFRRFRLPRESKCLKLGLVSEENAELILKRSEADVDVSSGFSHQLKHTAGFSNPHCIDNLLHDLGSSSKFTSLLSSIQSIQCGPNDYMDELRKQQSHAWAMETVASGVGYLKSGNTDKAEKHFDHALQIEPHNVEAYVARGALYANENRYELAMKDFQEALKQNPKHKNARKYLAETLAAQGNSRFNKGDLEGAMKTYQAALKVNPSFESAQCQLETIQNKLELQALRAAAAKAKEKEESKRASSLYKLRQLISDEEIARTSNKPRRKEKKKKAKDKKKKHRRHKKSRHSEKLRLSFTSNESPRHDRSDSDSVTSLPREGRRSRRVRSWTYSDEFSVISTRTGDQCESGNEMTSTSSPRMRIGQVSGSMRQVDSPKRRESIHRLRSRSGSSRTDLSKDDQLHQLERTSRNLQSPRRKDRYSPPSREAKRSVSSSVSRSSSSSTSFTHSVRRDRDNSRRSNSKSPLVSLSPCRPRPVPGSSSFRKKETTMRSLSRSPARQPVRAADRQYIDPQPGDRTYFRQPFWRSRSGSRDRRRRRTSGDKDH is encoded by the exons ATGGAGCAGGAGCG TGTTTTGAATCGTTTACAACAGTTTCTTAGGGAAAAGGCTCCTCTAGTGGGGTCACCGCTCGTGTTGCCTGCAGCTGGTGTGAGTGAGCGACGTACAGAGGCATACTTTCGGGATCCACAGCAAG CTGAACAGCTTATGTTGCATGGGACAACGTTTCCCGTTGAGGTCTTTCTGGATGTTCCAACTTCTGTGAGGAAGAGGAGGTTTCTAAAT GATTTAAAAGCAGGAACAGTACTGGTTGGAAAAGTTCTTTACAATAGACAAGAAGTTGGTTTGGTTATTTGGTTATTGGAAAATGTGACTGGTCAAAGTCGGTTTATCAAGGATCTGGAGATTCAA GCTACTTGTTCAACTAGTGAGTTTGAGAATGTGTCTGATCATAATGAGAAGATCAATGAGTTCAGAGCAGGAGATGTAGTTAGAGTTGTGGTGGTGGCTGTTGACTCATTGCAGGAACAACTGAGTGTTTCATTTCGAAGGTTTCGACTGCCTAGAGAGAGCAAATGTCTCAAATTG GGTTTGGTAAGTGAAGAGAATGCTGAGCTGATCCTGAAACG AAGTGAAGCAGACGTTGATGTTTCAAGCGGTTTTTCTCATCAGTTGAAACACACAGCAGGATTTTCTAATCCACATTGTATTGACAACCTTCTTCATGATCTTGGCAGTTCTTCAAAGTTTACTTCACTTTTGAGTTCTATTCAAAG CATTCAGTGTGGACCTAATGATTATATGGACGAGTTAAGAAAACAGCAGAGCCATGCATGGGCCATGGAAAC TGTGGCTAGTGGTGTTGGTTATCTGAAGTCAGGAAACACGGATAAAGCAGAGAAGCACTTTGATCATGCTTTGCAGATTGAACCTCATAATGTGGAGGCTTACGTGGCACGGGGAGCATT GTATGCTAATGAAAATCGGTATGAGCTAGCTATGAAGGACTTCCAAGAAGCACTCAAGCAGAATCCTAAACACAAGAATGCAAGAAAGTATTTGGCTGAAACTCTAGCTGCTCAGGGCAACAG CCGTTTCAATAAGGGTGATCTGGAGGGAGCAATGAAAACTTACCAAGCCGCTCTGAAAGTCAACCCAAGTTTTGAGTCGGCACAGTGTCAACTGGAGACTATTCAGAACAAATTGGAGCTGCAGGCTTTAAGG gctgctgctgctaaagCTAAGGAAAAGGAAGAATCCAAGCGTGCCTCTTCGTTATACAAACTCAGACAACTAATTAGTGACGAAGAGATTGCGAGAACAAGTAATAAGCCACGTCGGAAAGAGAA GAAGAAGAAAGCAAAAGATAAGAAAAAGAAGCACAGAAGGCATAAAAAGTCCCGGCATTCGGAGAAATTACGTTTGTCATTTACATCCAACGAATCTCCTCGCCATGATCGATCTGATAGCGACAGCGTTACTTCCTTGCCAAGAGAAGGTAGGCGCAGTAGGCGGGTGAGGTCTTGGACCTACAGTGACGAGTTTTCCGTCATTTCAACGCGGACCGGCGATCAGTGTGAATCTGGAAATGAAATGACGTCAACATCCAGTCCGCGGATGCGAATTGGACAAGTATCGGGTTCGATGCGGCAAGTAGATAGTCCAAAGCGAAGAGAGTCGATTCATCGTTTACGTTCTCGTAGTGGGAGTTCTCGAACGGACTTATCTAAAGATGACCAACTTCATCAATTAGAGAGAACCAGTAGAAATCTGCAGTCGCCAAGAAGAAAAGATCGGTATTCTCCACCTTCACGCGAGGCAAAGCGTTCTGTTTCTTCATCAGTATCACGTAGTTCTAGTTCCAGCACGTCGTTCACTCACTCTGTTCGACGAGACAGAGACAACAGTAGGCGGTCTAACAGCAAGTCTCCACTGGTATCTCTTAGTCCGTGTAGGCCGAGACCAGTACCAGGAAGTAGTTCTTTCCGGAAAAAGGAAACAACAATGAGATCGCTTTCACGGAGTCCGGCACGCCAGCCAGTTCGAGCAGCGGATCGTCAGTACATTGATCCCCAACCTGGTGACCGAACATATTTCAGGCAGCCGTTCTGGCGGTCACGCAGTGGTAGCCGTGACAGGCGTAGACGAAGAACAAGCGGGGACAAAGACCATTAG
- the LOC134189443 gene encoding uncharacterized protein LOC134189443: MAADQFVSSAGSNRCYHEVKKWAAKEDLFQFEIIAVPVHLRNHWIEVVLDVGEKSIRVYDSLGKFRHDVANKLSKWLEEEHCSRFSSSLGSLSWPVFHTFSPKHKQQGDSYNCGIYTCVNMMAAAVGNPFLSIIVEHSQFRKWLVFCILIGAERTIKGNKEIRLGKSANLLAPSATLQQLRQEPHKPSNTMMTDDHTGVQSRIQSVTAISGSPNFEKSDLRPRKKRQKYIDSDAEDDEIALTMQGTRSMAEFEIYLNDDNGLETLTSQTVDESPKREKRKRVKFSNATGAKKRKIEPETIDISDDDDKQTTTRKVSLTTPESTVQTRAAVLARPNFSPIHCSEKEIETFFGELDGGGYITALLAACPVKSPANFGRKVSMKQSLAASQHVVMAGRFSSAVIKRINKLFNRWYFKNEAAKNTDRDDVLELFGVPSDWRFSAKAHHAACHILCRWYLGTWITTELNTKVERFLNE, translated from the exons ATGGCAGCTGATCAATTCGTTTCATCAGCTGGTTCAAACCGAT GTTACCACGAGGTAAAGAAGTGGGCTGCAAAG GAAGATCTGTTTCAGTTTGAAATTATTGCAGTTCCAGTACATCTTAGAAACCATTGGATTGAAGTG GTACTTGACGTTGGCGAAAAAAGTATTCGCGTGTATGATTCGCTTGGAAAATTTCGCCATGATGTTGCAAATAAGTTGAG TAAATGGTTGGAAGAAGAGCATTGCTCACGTTTCAGTTCTTCTCTAGGAAGTTTGTCTTGGCCTGTCTTTCACACTTTCAGTCCT aaacacaagcaacaaGGTGATTCGTACAATTGTGGAATATACACGTGTGTG AACATGATGGCGGCGGCTGTAGGAAACCCTTTCTTGTCAATCATA GTTGAACATAGTCAGTTTCGCAAATGGCTTGTCTTTTGCATTTTAATAGGTGCTGAAAGAACGAT AAAAGGCAACAAAGAAATTCGGTTAGGAAAATCTGCAAATTTACTGGCACCATCTGCGACTTTACAACAG CTTAGACAAGAGCCTCATAAACCGTCAAACACGATGATGACCGATGATCATACAGGAGTTCAATCTCG AATTCAGAGTGTCACCGCCATCAGCGGTTCTCCTAATTTCGAGAAAAGCGATTTGCGGCCTAGAAAGAAGAGACAAAAATATATAGACTCCGACGCCGAAGACGATGAAATAGCTCTAACTATGCAAGGGACAAGGTCTATGGCAGAATTTGAAATATATCTAAACGATGACAATGGATTGGAGACATT GACTAGTCAGACTGTAGACGAGAGTCCAAAAAGAGAG AAAAGAAAACGAGTCAAGTTTTCAAACGCAACAGGGgctaaaaaaagaaaaattgag CCGGAAACTATAGATATCAGTGACgatgatgacaaacaaacaaccacaag GAAAGTGTCATTAACCACACCTGAGTCAACAGTTCAAACCAGGGCAGCTGTGCTGGCAAGACCTAATTTCAGTC CGATACATTGCTCAGAAAAAGAGATAGAAACCTTTTTTGGGGAACTTGACGGCGGTGGGTACATCACAGCACTTTTGGCAGCATGTCCCGTCAAAAGTCCGGCAAATTTTGGAAGAAAAGTTTCTATGAAACAATCCTTGGCTGCATCGCAGCACGTAGTCATGGCCGGGCGATTCAGTTCAGCAGTGATAaagagaataaacaaacttttcaATCGCTGGTACTTCAAGAACGAGGCAGCAAAGAACACGGACCGTGATGATGTTTTGGAGCTTTTCGGAGTACCAAGTGATTGGAGGTTTTCAGCCAAAGCTCATCATGCAGCTTGTCATATCCTTTGCAGATGGTATCTAGGAACATGGATTACGACTGAATTAAATACCAAAGTAGAAAGATTTTTAAATGAGTAG